Proteins encoded within one genomic window of Camelina sativa cultivar DH55 chromosome 19, Cs, whole genome shotgun sequence:
- the LOC104766210 gene encoding auxin-responsive protein IAA7-like — protein sequence MIGQLMNLRATELCLGLPGGAEAVESPAKSAVGSKRGFSETVDLMLNLQSNKEGSVDLNNVAASTKEKTLLKDPAKPPAKAQVVGWPPVRNYRKNIMTQQKASGTEEASSEKAGSGSGGAAGAGLVKVSMDGAPYLRKVDLKMYKSYQDLSDALAKMFSSFTMGNYGAQGMIDFMNESKLMNLLNSSEYVPSYEDKDGDWMLVGDVPWEMFVESCKRLRIMKGSEAIGLAPRAMEKYCKNRS from the exons ATGATCGGACAACTTATGAACCTCAGGGCGACGGAGCTCTGTCTCGGCCTCCCCGGTGGCGCTGAAGCCGTTGAGAGTCCTGCCAAATCGGCGGTGGGAAGCAAGAGAGGCTTCTCCGAGACCGTTGATCTCATGCTCAATCTTCAATCTAACAAAGAAGGCTCCGTTGATCTAAACAACGTCGCCGCATCTACCAAGGAGAAAACTCTCCTTAAAGACCCTGCCAAGCCTCCTGCTAA AGCACAAGTGGTGGGTTGGCCACCTGTGAGGAACTACAGGAAGAACATAATGACGCAACAGAAGGCCAGCGGCACGGAAGAGGCCAGCAGCGAGAAGGCCGGCAGCGGCAGTGGAGGAGCGGCTGGAGCCGGCTTGGTGAAGGTGTCCATGGACGGTGCTCCATATCTCAGGAAAGTTGACCTCAAGATGTACAAAAGCTACCAGGATCTCTCTGATGCCTTGGCCAAAATGTTCAGCTCCTTCACTATGG GAAACTATGGAGCACAAGGAATGATAGATTTCATGAACGAGAGCAAGCTTATGAATCTCCTCAATAGTTCTGAGTATGTCCCAAGCTACGAGGACAAAGATGGTGATTGGATGCTCGTCGGCGATGTCCCATGGGA AATGTTTGTCGAGTCTTGCAAACGTTTGCGCATTATGAAGGGATCTGAAGCAATTGGACTTG CTCCGAGAGCAATGGAGAAGTACTGTAAGAACAGATcttaa
- the LOC104767775 gene encoding uncharacterized protein LOC104767775 has protein sequence MKTSVEKITLSMVEARIFKKLALGESEATIRLTYNALLVGSGDPWTITDDEDMQVYLSSINKESRRCILYVEVITNLEEPVQVSIKEVDGSKSKPDGIVSCDEGMDNGIVRSDMGDEYVEPPPVVEASQYVEPWEDGLGLSLRQEFPNKKTLQDVVNKGAFVLSFGFVIKKSDPVRLVLKCTKDLCKWGLRAAKVRNTDIFLIRRYTKMHTCSRASQSRTNNIVKRHGTPKLVAPLLHDHFPGKTETPTSKMIMDLVKTKLGVNISYSTTLRGKNQAITDLRGSSEDSYKMLYCYLHILEKVNEGTITCVELDEKERFKNLFIALGASIEGFQVMRKVIIVDASWLKNGYGGVLIFASAPDPNRHHYPIAFGILDGEKDESWTWFLEMLKTVIPDTFELVFISDRNARLIGDIANVYPQARHGYCIWHLSQNVKSHVSNVNKDVVAWRLMELSRQYIVANFNSAYIAFNTRYLSAAAYLEESTVNEKWSRCYFPGERYNLDTSSCVESMNNVFKDAKKYSLIPLLDTIIVTFSRWFNDHRKDSMARTIEKKLVPLVENILHKLWPVAEKLIVTELNSFELEYNVIDCDGKPYFVNLLQKSCSCKVFNIERAVGNGVL, from the exons ATGAAGACATCGGTTGAGAAGATAACTTTGTCGATGGTAGAAGCTAGGATATTCAAGAAGCTTGCATTAGGTGAAAGTGAAGCTACAATTCGGTTGACTTACAATGCACTGCTGGTGGGAAGTGGGGATCCATGGACTATTACTGACGATGAGGATATGCAAGTTTATCTATCGTCCATTAATAAAGAGAGTCGTAGATGTATATTGTATGTGGAGGTCATCACTAATCTAGAAGAGCCCGTGCAAGTGTCGATAAAGGAGGTTGATGGTAGTAAAAGTAAACCCGATGGAATCGTATCTTGTGATGAAGGTATGGATAACGGTATAGTTAGATCGGATATGGGTGATGAATATGTAGAGCCTCCACCTGTTGTAGAAGCTAGTCAGTATGTAGAGCCATGGGAAGACGGTTTGGGTTTGAGTCTCCGTCAAGAATTTCCTAATAAGAAGACATTGCAAGATGTGGTGAATAAAGGCGCATTTGTTCtcagttttggttttgttattaagAAGTCTGATCCTGTACGTTTAGTGCTTAAATGCACTAAAGATCTGTGCAAATGGGGTTTACGAGCCGCAAAGGTTAGAAATACAGATATTTTCTTGATTAGAAGGTACACCAAGATGCATACATGCTCTAGGGCAAGTCAAAGTAGAACCAACAACATCGTGAAAAGGCATGGAACACCAAAATTAGTCGCACCTCTTTTGCATGATCATTTTCCTGGAAAAACGGAAACTCCAACTTCTAAAATGATCATGGATCTTGTGAAGACCAAATTAGGTGTGAATATATCATACTCGACAACGTTGAGAGGAAAAAATCAAGCTATTACCGATTTGCGTGGTAGCTCTGAAGATAGCTACAAGATGTTGTATTGCTATTTGCACATTTTAGAGAAGGTGAATGAGGGCACAATAACATGTGTGGAATTGGATGAGAAGGAAAGATTCAAGAATCTATTCATAGCTTTAGGAGCTAGCATTGAAGGGTTTCAAGTAATGAGAAAAGTGATAATTGTGGATGCAAGTTGGCTCAAGAACGGATATGGTGGTGTACTTATTTTTGCCTCGGCTCCAGATCCTAATCGTCACCACTATCCCATAGCGTTTGGTATACTCGATGGTGAGAAAGATGAAAGTTGGACTTGGTTTTTGGAGATGCTGAAAACTGTTATACCAGACACTTTCGAATTGGTATTTATTAGTGATAGAAATGCAAGACTTATCGGTGACATAGCTAATGTGTATCCCCAGGCTCGTCATGGATATTGTATTTGGCATTTGTCTCAAAATGTCAAAAGTCATGTCTCAAATGTCAACAAAGACGTAGTCGCATGGAGACTCATGGAGTTGAGTAGGCAGTACATAGTGGCTAATTTCAACAGTGCATATATTGCGTTTAACACGCGATATCTTTCTGCTGCGGCTTATCTTGAGGAGAGTACTGTGAACGAAAAATGGTCAAGGTGTTATTTTCCTGGAGAAAGATACAACTTAGATACAAGCAGTTGTGTGGAATCTATGAACAATGTATTCAAGGATGCAAAAAAGTACTCCCTAATACCTCTGCTTGATACAATCATAGTGACGTTTTCTAGATGGTTTAATGACCATCGGAAGGATTCTATGGCTagaacaattgaaaaaaaattggtgcCTTTAGTGGAGAACATACTCCACAAATTATGGCCCGTTGCTGAGAAATTGATTGTGACAGAGCTAAACAGTTTCGAACTTGAATACAATGTCATCGATTGTGATGGAAAGCCTTATTTCGTGAACTTGCTTCAGAAAAGTTGCAGTTGCAAGGTGTTCAATATTGAAAG AGCTGTGGGTAATGGCGTATTATAG